From Carya illinoinensis cultivar Pawnee chromosome 5, C.illinoinensisPawnee_v1, whole genome shotgun sequence, one genomic window encodes:
- the LOC122309445 gene encoding uncharacterized protein LOC122309445, with the protein MLCHNSQLEKILRCLRESIRSISPMASKSLAFLSVLFFVLTISISSSSALHSSPDFNAPYPKAIADLKEAIIKGLGLQADDFKVSGFDLRDAQVGHSVAYEFDVEVDNKVLPFKLLEDVNRWEYVDLPIFRVEEPGRPVADQKGLVERRKSDPALPVLAPFQLAGPMELWIQDAKDMRLSLPHDVEAGVLKKVVLADGAVVTVKGARSVSLRHPLDLPLPLNRTQNGFASGLLTLAERLRHASRTQGAPLLSLRIVGPTSLTSPASSSSSSTNRLKLKRLAPGLVELSSPSKALSTIDLEEEATLLTPNHFTTMWPLASVNGSNSNLLGFEALLSSVLGPQAHKKGSFRLLKADVSAQTSLKIGFGVEKKLKEGDGFDLVDFPAWRTKPERVRMHFEVLAKVDGEKVVPEKITQVNPVLVEDTMAPNLVVGNVTMSKTPIVHPPSDPFTL; encoded by the exons ATGCTATGCCATAATTCGCAACTGGAAAAAATCCTCCGGTGTCTTCGAGAATCAATCCGATCGATCTCTCCGATGGCCTCCAAATCCCTCGCTTTCCTATCAGTCCTCTTCTTCGTCCTTACCATCTCAATTTCGTCGTCCTCGGCTCTGCATTCCTCGCCGGATTTCAATGCTCCCTACCCCAAAGCAATCGCT GACTTGAAGGAAGCGATCATTAAGGGACTAGGGCTTCAGGCGGATGATTTTAAGGTTTCCGGGTTCGATCTGAGGGATGCCCAGGTGGGCCATTCGGTGGCGTACGAATTCGACGTAGAGGTCGACAATAAGGTCCTCCCCTTCAAGCTTTTGGAGGATGTGAATCGCTGGGAGTACGTGGATTTGCCGATCTTCCGGGTGGAGGAGCCAGGCCGACCTGTTGCCGACCAGAAGGGGCTGGTTGAGAGGCGGAAATCGGATCCCGCGTTGCCGGTACTCGCTCCGTTTCAATTGGCTGGACCCATGGAGCTCTGGATTCAGGACGCCAAAGATATGCGCCTCTCGCTGCCG CATGATGTAGAAGCCGGTGTCTTGAAGAAAGTTGTTTTAGCAGATGGTGCAGTTGTTACTGTCAAGGGTGCTAGGTCAGTAAGCCTACGTCACCCACTTGATCTCCCACTCCCATTAAACCGAACCCAAAATGGATTTGCCTCTGGTCTTCTAACCTTGGCGGAGCGGCTCCGCCATGCTTCTCGCACTCAAGGTGCTCCGCTCCTTTCCCTTCGCATTGTCGGTCCGACCTCACTTACAAGCCCTGCCTCATCTTCATCCTCTTCCACTAACAGGCTCAAGCTCAAGCGTCTTGCGCCAGGTCTTGTGGAGTTATCCTCACCATCAAAGGCCCTTTCCACTATTGATCTTGAAGAAGAAGCCACCCTTCTCACTCCAAATCATTTTACGACTATGTGGCCTCTTGCTTCTGTCAATGGCTCAAACTCAAACTTGCTTGGTTTTGAGGCATTGCTCTCTTCTGTGCTGGGTCCTCAGGCCCACAAGAAAGGTTCCTTCAGGCTGTTGAAGGCAGACGTGTCAGCTCAGACGTCTCTAAAGATAGGTTTTGGGGTTGAGAAGAAGTTGAAAGAAGGAGATGGGTTTGATTTGGTGGATTTTCCTGCGTGGAGGACGAAGCCGGAGAGAGTGAGAATGCATTTTGAGGTTCTGGCAAAGGTGGATGGTGAGAAGGTTGTACCGGAGAAAATCACACAGGTTAACCCTGTACTTGTGGAGGACACTATGGCACCAAATCTGGTTGTGGGGAATGTGACTATGTCAAAGACCCCTATAGTTCATCCTCCTTCTGACCCATTCACTTTGTAA